The Faecalibacter sp. LW9 genome has a segment encoding these proteins:
- the nhaA gene encoding Na+/H+ antiporter NhaA: MSNLINLKVFKEFVKSSNFGGFLLFLCVIIALVIANSPFSDTLKNLLTYEFGIENNWIHLKYSTSMWINDGLMAIFFLLVGLEIKREIVEGELSSPKKAVLPILAAVGGAIVPALIYVLFNKGLDTASGWGIPMATDIAFALAVISLLDKRIPFSLKIFLAALAIVDDLIAILVIALFYSSGIDVHYLLYAGVGLTILVVMNRLNVKNSYLYLIPGLFIWYFVHHSGIHATIAGVLVAMTLPTNDTDEESPLERLEHALVKPVNFLIIPIFAFANTNITIVNEMLEGLTAPLGLGIGMGLILGKPLGIVLSTFLCYKFGIGQLPEGSNFKHIIGLGLLAGIGFTMSIFISNLSFTDTVLIEEAKLSVLLASIISGILGYIILRKSNK; encoded by the coding sequence ATGTCTAATTTGATTAATTTAAAGGTATTTAAAGAGTTTGTAAAATCGAGTAATTTTGGAGGATTCCTCCTTTTTTTATGTGTTATTATAGCCTTAGTAATAGCTAATTCTCCTTTTAGTGATACGCTTAAGAATTTGCTAACCTATGAATTTGGTATAGAAAATAATTGGATTCATTTAAAATATAGCACAAGTATGTGGATTAATGATGGGTTAATGGCTATATTTTTCTTACTTGTAGGCTTGGAAATCAAACGTGAAATAGTAGAAGGAGAATTATCATCCCCTAAAAAAGCTGTTTTACCAATTTTGGCAGCAGTTGGTGGAGCTATTGTACCTGCGCTGATATATGTATTGTTTAATAAAGGTCTAGATACCGCAAGTGGATGGGGAATTCCTATGGCAACAGATATTGCTTTTGCATTAGCTGTAATATCATTATTAGATAAGCGTATACCATTTAGTTTAAAGATATTTTTAGCTGCTTTAGCAATTGTAGATGATTTAATTGCGATTCTAGTCATTGCATTATTTTATTCTTCAGGTATAGATGTGCATTATTTATTATACGCGGGTGTAGGTTTGACTATTTTAGTTGTAATGAATAGACTTAATGTTAAAAATTCATATCTTTATCTTATTCCAGGTTTATTTATTTGGTATTTTGTACATCATTCTGGAATACATGCTACTATAGCGGGTGTATTAGTAGCTATGACTTTACCGACAAATGATACTGATGAAGAATCACCGCTAGAACGATTAGAGCATGCTTTAGTAAAGCCTGTCAATTTCCTAATCATACCTATTTTTGCTTTTGCAAATACTAATATAACTATTGTAAATGAAATGCTAGAAGGATTAACTGCTCCATTAGGATTGGGTATTGGAATGGGCTTAATACTTGGTAAACCACTAGGAATTGTATTGAGTACTTTTCTCTGCTACAAATTTGGAATAGGTCAGTTACCTGAAGGAAGTAATTTTAAACATATAATAGGTTTAGGTTTGTTAGCTGGTATTGGATTTACTATGTCTATATTTATTTCAAACTTATCTTTTACGGATACAGTTTTAATTGAAGAAGCAAAATTGTCAGTCTTGTTAGCATCAATAATTTCTGGAATATTAGGTTACATAATTTTGAGAAAAAGTAATAAATAA
- a CDS encoding TrkH family potassium uptake protein, with protein MLTRFFCSRIFNLLTKWSFIVAIVTIIAMLGFGFPKHYNPYVNLFFATILFLGIIKTVVKFFYIKDKMIARVLIFDLLSVLFITYCIYIQFTEYSIHFVSKYILFAIILKLLREFATPNFTFKRSYITPPQLFIISFIGLIILGACLLLLPKATKTSITFLDALFTSTSAVCVTGLSVMDVSQVFTTFGQFILLLLIQLGGLGILTFAAYIAYFFKGNSSFEYQITLGNISNNDAFSEVFSFIKRIIYLTFSIELIGAVCIYLSLDQLEISFLDKVFHSLFHSISAFCNAGFSTLPNGLMHEVTIYNYPLQIVVILLIFLGGIGFPILVNILRYFSYFITKTIASIFHNRKEQKSWVFSLSSKVNLMTSLIILFISTIIIYFEEFYYTLNNHTGIGKFVSATFISMTTRTAGFNTIDFSQLQFSTIIMILLLMWIGASPTSTGGGIKTSTFAIAILNFINIARGKQNIEIYNRKISDSIVQKAFATITLSFLVIGIGVFLISKFDYQLPLIDIAFEVFSAYSTVGLSLNTTPLLSDPSKIVLIIIMFIGRVSMITILTAFFKKTISSRYSYPTGDILI; from the coding sequence ATGCTTACACGCTTTTTTTGTTCTAGAATTTTTAATCTGCTAACTAAATGGAGTTTTATTGTTGCAATTGTAACCATCATTGCTATGTTAGGATTTGGTTTTCCTAAACATTATAATCCATATGTTAATTTATTTTTTGCTACTATTTTATTTTTGGGAATTATTAAAACAGTTGTTAAATTCTTTTATATCAAAGATAAAATGATAGCAAGAGTTTTAATTTTCGATCTATTAAGTGTCTTATTTATTACGTATTGTATATATATACAATTTACCGAATACTCTATACATTTTGTTAGTAAGTATATCTTATTTGCAATAATCTTAAAACTATTACGCGAATTTGCTACACCAAATTTTACATTTAAAAGAAGTTACATAACACCACCCCAACTTTTTATAATAAGTTTTATTGGATTAATAATATTAGGAGCTTGTTTGTTATTATTGCCTAAAGCAACTAAAACCTCAATAACTTTTTTGGATGCATTATTTACCTCAACTAGTGCTGTATGTGTTACAGGTTTAAGTGTTATGGATGTTTCTCAGGTTTTTACTACTTTTGGTCAATTTATTTTATTACTACTCATTCAATTAGGTGGTTTAGGGATTTTAACATTTGCAGCTTATATCGCATATTTTTTTAAGGGAAATAGTTCTTTTGAATATCAAATTACTTTAGGAAATATTTCAAATAATGATGCCTTTAGCGAGGTGTTTTCTTTTATTAAACGTATAATTTATCTAACATTCAGTATAGAATTGATAGGTGCGGTTTGTATATATTTATCTTTAGATCAATTAGAGATTAGCTTTTTAGACAAGGTTTTTCATTCTTTATTTCATTCTATATCGGCGTTTTGTAATGCTGGTTTTTCTACTTTACCAAATGGATTGATGCATGAAGTAACTATTTATAATTATCCATTGCAAATAGTTGTAATATTACTTATATTTTTAGGAGGAATAGGGTTTCCTATTTTAGTAAATATACTTCGCTATTTTTCTTATTTTATTACCAAAACTATAGCAAGTATATTTCATAATCGTAAAGAACAAAAAAGTTGGGTATTTTCATTAAGTTCAAAAGTAAATTTAATGACTTCATTGATTATTCTTTTCATTTCTACGATTATTATATATTTTGAAGAATTTTATTATACGCTTAATAATCATACAGGAATAGGCAAATTTGTATCTGCTACATTCATTAGTATGACCACACGAACTGCTGGGTTTAATACGATAGATTTTTCGCAATTGCAATTCTCTACAATTATCATGATATTACTCTTGATGTGGATTGGTGCCTCACCTACCTCTACAGGTGGTGGGATAAAAACAAGTACCTTTGCCATTGCTATTTTAAATTTTATTAATATCGCAAGGGGGAAACAAAACATTGAAATATATAACCGAAAAATCAGTGATTCTATAGTGCAAAAGGCATTTGCAACAATAACATTGTCTTTTCTAGTTATAGGAATTGGAGTATTTTTAATTTCAAAGTTTGATTATCAATTACCATTAATAGACATAGCATTCGAAGTATTTTCTGCCTATTCAACAGTTGGATTATCATTAAATACTACTCCATTATTGAGCGATCCTAGTAAGATAGTATTAATTATAATTATGTTTATAGGACGAGTTTCTATGATCACCATTTTAACAGCATTTTTTAAGAAAACCATATCTTCTCGTTATTCATATCCTACGGGGGATATTTTAATATAA
- a CDS encoding DUF6943 family protein, which translates to MQKFELKTFSPKNQKSQFEFYILNKGKNSGKPLDEPCANCYVLRTNSEEEKQFFKTLCDGLFKSKSYYNYLKGSVILFVTINDCKSIIKNGLIQANANLPQFKKSVKAIKELEQKERQYLETLQLISEAKRIILYRYIKRR; encoded by the coding sequence ATGCAAAAATTTGAATTAAAAACTTTCAGCCCAAAGAATCAAAAATCACAATTTGAATTTTATATTCTGAATAAAGGTAAAAACAGCGGCAAACCGTTGGATGAACCTTGTGCAAATTGCTATGTATTACGTACAAATTCCGAAGAAGAAAAGCAATTTTTCAAAACCCTATGCGATGGATTATTCAAATCGAAATCCTACTACAACTATTTGAAAGGATCAGTGATTTTATTTGTAACTATTAACGATTGTAAATCCATCATCAAAAACGGATTAATACAAGCCAATGCCAATTTACCTCAGTTTAAAAAATCTGTAAAAGCCATTAAAGAATTGGAGCAAAAAGAAAGACAATATTTAGAAACATTACAGCTCATTTCCGAAGCAAAAAGAATAATTCTATACCGATACATTAAAAGGCGTTAA
- a CDS encoding DUF389 domain-containing protein, which translates to MNKIYQLFNLQSGEEDKNKVKEDVQSNISFKGANLWILACAILIASIGLNVNSTAVIIGAMLISPLMVLIVGSGFALATYDFTLLKRSSKNLFIATLAGLIVSGLYFYLSPFKEVESELLARTSPTIYDVLIAFFGGIVGAVSITRIEKGNPIPGVAIATALMPPLCTAGFGLATLNFKFLVGALYLYSINCFFIALSTFIVLKYLKYKPVQTQNPSLDKKVRISISVVMSLLIIPSFYLAYNLLQEKKFTQNVETFIQNEFLNNGHTVIYKNVNFRSKPKKIELAFLSQQLDSLEIARYNTKLEDYGINNTTFTVRQNNADLKQEILSELNKNQSDITEKDLKIQQLNELLKAKTFGDSILEKEIKILFPDISQIYFGTLNQYSDSISNNKIILYQSEKLIDENKLQQWIETKYATKNIIIQKM; encoded by the coding sequence ATGAACAAGATCTATCAATTATTTAATCTACAAAGTGGAGAAGAAGATAAGAATAAAGTTAAAGAAGACGTACAAAGCAATATATCATTTAAAGGAGCTAATCTATGGATTTTAGCTTGTGCGATATTAATTGCATCTATAGGATTAAATGTAAATTCCACAGCAGTCATTATAGGAGCTATGTTAATATCACCATTAATGGTACTAATAGTCGGTTCTGGGTTTGCCTTAGCAACTTATGATTTTACTTTATTAAAACGTTCGTCCAAAAATTTATTTATAGCTACCTTAGCTGGCTTAATTGTATCTGGTTTGTATTTTTATTTGAGTCCTTTTAAAGAAGTCGAATCTGAATTGTTGGCTAGAACATCACCCACTATATATGATGTGCTTATCGCATTTTTTGGTGGAATCGTTGGTGCAGTATCCATAACAAGAATTGAAAAAGGCAATCCCATACCTGGAGTAGCAATTGCTACTGCTTTGATGCCACCATTATGTACAGCAGGTTTTGGATTGGCTACACTAAATTTTAAATTTTTAGTTGGAGCTTTATATTTGTATAGTATCAATTGTTTTTTCATTGCGTTGTCTACGTTTATTGTTTTAAAATATTTAAAATATAAACCAGTACAAACTCAAAATCCTTCATTGGATAAAAAAGTTAGAATAAGCATTTCAGTAGTCATGAGCTTACTGATTATACCAAGTTTTTACTTAGCGTATAACTTGCTTCAAGAAAAGAAATTTACGCAGAATGTAGAAACGTTTATTCAAAATGAATTTTTAAATAATGGGCATACCGTAATTTATAAAAATGTCAATTTCAGAAGTAAGCCTAAAAAAATAGAACTTGCTTTCTTGTCTCAACAATTAGATAGCTTAGAAATAGCACGATATAATACCAAATTGGAAGATTATGGTATTAATAATACAACGTTTACTGTTCGACAAAATAACGCAGATTTAAAACAAGAAATTTTAAGTGAACTCAATAAAAACCAAAGTGATATAACAGAAAAGGATTTGAAAATACAGCAACTTAACGAATTGCTAAAAGCTAAAACATTTGGAGATAGCATACTGGAGAAAGAAATAAAAATTTTATTTCCAGATATTAGTCAAATTTACTTTGGTACACTCAATCAATATTCAGATAGTATATCAAATAATAAAATAATTCTTTACCAATCAGAAAAGTTAATTGATGAAAATAAATTGCAACAATGGATAGAAACAAAGTATGCAACTAAAAATATAATCATTCAGAAAATGTAA
- a CDS encoding potassium channel family protein, which yields MKLIIIGLGNFGASLGTKMTALGHEVIGVDTNMERVESYKDKLSHTICLDATDEVALNKLPLNNTDMVLITIGENEGSNIMATANFKNRKVNRLISRSINNVHENVLHAIGVDQIIRPEEESAERWTKKLNTKGIIDSFELNKEYSIIEVIVPKELVGLSFDEIQFKKKYNILVMTVIKNKQETSFLGQFKIVPQVQGFPSSTTVLERDDVLVIYGSNNDIYKFMRKYY from the coding sequence ATGAAATTAATTATCATTGGATTAGGGAATTTCGGAGCATCATTAGGTACTAAAATGACAGCTTTGGGGCATGAGGTGATTGGAGTTGATACCAATATGGAACGTGTAGAATCGTATAAAGATAAATTGTCACATACTATTTGTTTGGATGCAACCGATGAAGTTGCACTTAATAAATTACCTTTGAATAACACTGATATGGTGTTAATTACTATAGGTGAAAATGAAGGTTCTAATATTATGGCGACAGCTAATTTTAAAAATAGAAAAGTTAATCGTTTAATAAGTCGATCAATAAATAATGTCCACGAAAATGTATTACATGCCATAGGTGTAGATCAAATTATAAGACCTGAAGAGGAATCTGCCGAACGTTGGACTAAAAAACTAAATACAAAAGGAATTATAGATTCTTTTGAACTTAATAAGGAATATAGTATCATAGAAGTTATAGTACCCAAAGAACTTGTAGGATTAAGTTTTGATGAGATTCAATTTAAAAAGAAATACAATATATTGGTAATGACTGTTATTAAAAATAAACAAGAAACAAGTTTTTTAGGTCAATTTAAAATAGTACCACAGGTACAAGGATTTCCATCGTCAACAACAGTACTTGAACGTGATGATGTTTTAGTAATTTATGGATCAAATAATGATATTTATAAATTTATGCGAAAATATTACTAA
- a CDS encoding thermonuclease family protein codes for MKQLNVIGQTISKTHLKIEKYNDGDGIFVKDLITNEVIEIRFYGIDAPELTPCKKLKQDELETSVSGRLLIELGYKSLEFLKTLVQINDPVTLIQERDNTKDKYGRTLGYLILKDGRIINEEMIKFGFAKAYNKIHCNQLPLYQELNLKAKSEGLGLYSYVKNF; via the coding sequence ATGAAGCAATTAAATGTAATCGGTCAGACTATTTCAAAAACGCATCTTAAAATCGAAAAATACAATGATGGGGATGGAATTTTTGTAAAAGATTTAATTACGAACGAAGTAATTGAAATTAGATTTTATGGTATTGATGCTCCAGAATTAACACCTTGTAAAAAACTAAAACAAGACGAATTGGAAACATCTGTATCAGGAAGATTATTAATTGAATTAGGTTATAAATCATTAGAATTTTTAAAAACATTAGTTCAGATAAATGATCCAGTAACCTTAATTCAAGAACGTGATAATACGAAAGATAAATACGGAAGAACTTTAGGATATTTAATTTTAAAAGATGGAAGGATAATAAACGAAGAAATGATTAAATTTGGATTTGCAAAAGCCTATAATAAAATACATTGTAATCAGTTACCATTGTATCAAGAATTGAATCTGAAAGCAAAATCAGAAGGGTTAGGGCTATATTCTTATGTTAAAAATTTCTAA
- a CDS encoding site-specific integrase, with translation MKISLKQKKLNSGKISLYLEYYKGSYKDENGKEIHNREFEYLSKEIGYLIIDPIKADEKKKNKQILELAENILAIRKSELLQGKFGIVDRDKSKISLNDYFDTLKEHRSSYLSNYGTWKSVKRYIDQYFHSSTTLSELTVDSVNGFKRFLDKEAKSKHGLPLKHGTKYSYFNRFRATIKQAYEDGYITNHKLLTVKSFEEKESQREYLTFEEVQALAKTECKYDVLKRAFLFSCLTGLRWSDIYKLNWHEVRDENEEHRIIFTQQKTDDLEYMYISKQARELLGERNIYNPRVFVNLNYGSATNTELLRWCMKAGITKHITFHCARHTAATLLLEAGADLYTVMKVLGHKDIRTTQIYAKIVDKKLKEAANLLPTLNFEL, from the coding sequence ATGAAAATAAGCTTAAAACAAAAGAAACTTAACTCGGGTAAAATTAGTCTTTATCTTGAATATTATAAAGGTTCATATAAAGATGAAAATGGAAAAGAAATTCATAATCGTGAATTTGAATATTTAAGTAAAGAAATTGGTTATTTAATTATCGATCCGATTAAAGCTGATGAAAAGAAAAAAAATAAACAAATTCTTGAGCTAGCAGAGAATATACTTGCTATAAGAAAAAGTGAATTACTACAAGGGAAATTTGGAATTGTTGATCGTGATAAATCTAAGATTTCATTAAATGATTATTTCGATACTTTAAAAGAGCATCGATCTTCATATCTATCAAATTATGGTACATGGAAATCGGTAAAACGTTATATCGACCAATATTTTCATTCCTCTACTACTCTATCCGAATTAACTGTTGATTCTGTGAATGGCTTCAAACGTTTCTTAGATAAAGAAGCTAAATCTAAACATGGATTACCACTAAAACATGGAACAAAGTATTCTTATTTCAATCGCTTCAGAGCAACTATAAAACAAGCTTATGAAGATGGTTACATCACAAACCATAAGCTTCTTACTGTAAAATCCTTTGAAGAAAAAGAATCACAACGTGAATATTTGACTTTTGAAGAAGTTCAAGCTTTAGCCAAGACAGAATGTAAATACGATGTATTAAAACGTGCTTTTCTTTTCAGTTGCTTAACAGGATTAAGATGGAGCGATATTTATAAACTAAATTGGCACGAAGTAAGGGATGAAAATGAAGAACATCGTATTATTTTCACTCAACAAAAGACGGATGATTTAGAATATATGTACATCAGCAAACAAGCACGTGAACTGTTAGGAGAAAGAAATATATATAATCCAAGGGTATTTGTAAACCTAAACTATGGCTCTGCCACCAATACCGAATTGTTACGATGGTGTATGAAAGCAGGTATTACCAAACACATTACTTTTCATTGCGCTAGACATACAGCCGCTACTCTATTATTAGAAGCTGGAGCTGATTTATATACTGTAATGAAAGTATTAGGTCATAAAGATATCCGAACAACGCAGATATACGCTAAAATCGTCGATAAAAAATTAAAAGAAGCAGCTAATTTATTACCAACTCTAAATTTTGAATTATGA